Below is a genomic region from Henckelia pumila isolate YLH828 chromosome 3, ASM3356847v2, whole genome shotgun sequence.
ttcataaatatttaatgcattcaaatttgattagaattacgaaagattagttcatcaatatttgaataggtttgattgttctagaaatagtcctttgaacaagataggagaattcccgtaagttaagattaaatctgagtcctgcatcgactacttgttatatgatttgttcggtacctacgtgtgtcttggttgtctcgttttaattatttttatcttcagatattttaattcttatttcttaaccagtttttattttaaattcttattttatttaaatcaaattgctcttattgattttgtctagattaagtaaaataattaaatcttgagaattgacaacagtctatgtgagatcgatacttggactctctgtccattttaatattacttgacctagtgcacttgctagttgatacTGAATTAAGCGGTCATTTACCTCGgataaaagaaaaacaaaactgAAGTTATGTCTTGATGAACCTAAGTTTTGTCAAACATCGAAAAGGGAGAAATTGTTGGAGATTTTAGTTGAAGATTTTAAGTTTCGGTGTTTTGCAATCGCAGAGCTAAACTGAACAATCAAATCGCTAAACTGATAACTTCGTAAAATTGAAAGTGGCTTAGTAAACTGCTCGCGCAATCAACTGATTAAAGCTTACAAGCAGTTTATCTATCCAGACTGAGTACCCAAGTGGATCAACTGCTATTTATCCTACTATTCTCAGTCTACTTTTTTGCCACTCAACTTCATCGTCAGAAAACTGAGTTCGCACAATCGGTTTAACCATCACTCAGAGAATATTCAGATTGACTCACTCAATTTACCTCAGCGGATAAAGTTATCCATACAATGACATTTTGCAACGACCGCCGCATAATCAGAGCGTACTTTTTTGCAGAAAATGTTGACATGACATATACAAACAGTGCAACGGGAAGTTCTTGAGGCTTTCAGTGAATATTTACAATTATAACCGTTGACACCCAAGCCTATAAATAACACTTCGATCAGTTGAGGAAACCTCTCTTGAACACTCTCTCTTTTTGCCCTTATATTGTACAAGCAGCTTTCAAAGTATTTCAAGCTAAACTGATCAAAAAACACGAAGCACACACTCAAGATTTTATTCGATCATTGAAAGATCAATTTGTTCACTTGTAAATGAGTTGTAATCTTGTTGTGTCATATTCAGTCGAGGACTGTATTTTGTGTTGTTGTAactaggagttctgagataggcGATTGTGTATAAGTCCTAGTTTTGGAGTAGAGTTTTGCAAGTtgttgtaaaattcaaagtctttaAATGATATCCTTCCGAGGAGGAAGAATAGGAGACGTAAGAAtctttgaaatctccgaacatccagaaacatttGGCTGTATTTTTCTTTCAGTTTACTTCATTCATTCAGTCTCGCATTTATTCCTACACTCAATGTTCAGAATCTAATCGTTGACATCTTTCCGCACATCACACTTGTTTGTCAACTTACATAGACACCAAGAAAGCAAGAATTCAGTCGCTAACCCGATTGAGTTCTAACAATTCACAGCTGAgaaatttttttgttgaatactaaaatatgaaaagttatcaagaaaataattaaaaaacattaaaaattataatttgtaTAAGTAATATTAATAAAGGGTAAATTTGGAATTCTTTTAAGATTTTtggaataaaattttttaaattaattttttttaatgttggAAGTAGTATATGTAAGatatataaaaatttcaagGGTAATAGATGAGGTACATTTAACATAAACAACACATAAACATATTGCTAATAACAGCAATCATATACAGGCTAATAGCAACACACTGAACACATTAATCTAAGTACATCACAAACGAGTCGACGATATTGAAAGATGACAAGTCATAACTCTCAGAAAATATTCAACCACCACCATGTTACAGATTCTGACTGACGTTTCGCCATGCTTATTTAACTCGAGGTCTACAAAGGAGGAAAAGTATGCACGTGAACCAGTATTATTTCATCCAAAATCATCATAAGCTAGAAGGAAATGTTAAGTCAGTGAAATACTGTTAGGGAAAAATGTTAAGTACCATGTATCGGCTTTTGTAAAGCTTAATAAGAAATTCAGGATCACACTTTGTGTGTTTATAAGCACCGATCTTGTTTAGCTCCTGCACAAGATTTTGCTGCCGATTATGAGATTTTGAACACAAGAACCACTTTGCACCCCAACGTATGTGTAGACGGGGTGGGCAACCTGTTTGTGAGTAGCTCACTGGTGGCCTAGTGAAGCTCAAGCTGAGCTCGAGTGTAAACAATTCACTAACTAAATCTCAACTGCTCTCTTGGACATAACTTGGCCACATTTGATATTTATTTCTCGTAATATTGAGTGTTGCATGTTGTACCAAACATTATAATTGGTGGTACAACGCTACTCAAGTTTCATAAGCTATACAAATAACATATGCGTGCCACATCTCTTGTAATTTGAGTTTGATCAGAGGGTTGCTAGTTGAGTGGAGCTTGAGTAAAACATTACTGGAGCTCAATTTGACTATGATATAGAATCAAGTACCTGTATATAAGCAGCTAATTTTGGCCTGCCGGATGTAATATCATAATTCCATACTTCATGTAAAAAGATCTGAAACCTTTCAATAAATGGAACATAAGCAGCATCCATCTGAAACATACCGAGGAAAAGCACACGGAGGATTAACTCAGAAATCATGCTTCTATGAACTGAGGCGAATCCAGGATCTAGAATGAGCAAAACCAACATATTAGAAACATTTTCCTTTTAAGAGTGGAGATTGCTATGCCAAGAACTCACTAACCTGACTGAATTGACCAAGAAAGAACGGTCCATCATCAAATTTTTCAAGAGATTTTTCCAAATAATCGAATTCACCACCTGAAAGTCGTAGTAGATATGGTAAAACTATGTCTTCCTATTAGCAAAACCAGATATCAGGCTGTGAAGTAAATTGCACAAAGTTGAAGCTCACCAGCTTCTTCCCCAGGCTGATTTCCTCTGAATGAGGTGAACACATTTTTCAAAAAAGTGTCCAAGTAACTCATCATCTCTTCAGCGAAGTTCTGCTTGTTGTGATCCtaaaatatgtaatttaacaTTTTCAAAACGAATCAGCACAAAAAAGGAAGTAGCGGAGAGTGCAATACAAAAGGCACGTTAAATTTTGCAACATACATCGGGGACCAAAGATGGTCCTTCAAAGCTAGTATCTATGTATTTTATCAAATCCAAACTTTCTCCAATGACTTTGCCATTGTGCTCCAATGCTGGAACCTAAAAAGGACAAGTGAAGAACAAGATAAAGGCAAACAAAACTTCAAAGAACCGAAGTTTAACCTTTTAATATATAGCCTTTGGCGGGTAGAACTTAGGAGACAATAATATGTCATGAAGCGACTCTCAAATTTAAGATACCCTTTGATCAAAAACAAAGTTGATCCTCAATGTTGTGAGGGGAACAAATTTGATTTCTACTGTTGTCAACATTGGCATTACATATTTAATTCATAGCGGTAAAATTCGCATATTTTGTATGTTGCTGACAGAAAATTTGGATTCATGCACCTGCTTTTGGTCCATAAAAAGTTTACAAGTTAAGTGAATCGTGTCCGTCATATTTCACAAacaacaaaattatttttaaccttaATTGAGATGATTGTTAGAATGAGTTGCACAGTAGAAA
It encodes:
- the LOC140890412 gene encoding glutathione S-transferase L3-like, producing MASFVPEILPPILEPTADPPPLFDGTIRLYVNYECPFCQRVWIVRNIKGLQDKIKLVAIHLQDKPAWYKEKVYPENKVPALEHNGKVIGESLDLIKYIDTSFEGPSLVPDDHNKQNFAEEMMSYLDTFLKNVFTSFRGNQPGEEAGGEFDYLEKSLEKFDDGPFFLGQFSQMDAAYVPFIERFQIFLHEVWNYDITSGRPKLAAYIQELNKIGAYKHTKCDPEFLIKLYKSRYMTSS